The window TCCCATGTCTATTAACTACCAATATAAAGTCTTAATGTATGACACCACACTGTACGTTATAAAGAGGCTACTACGGAGAGTTAGAAGAGCtgctttttaaattctgtctggATATTTGTATTCATGTAACTCTGTTGTACATATTTAGTCAAATAAGTACACTTAGGGAGACATTTCTGTGTTTGAAGCctataatcaaaagaaaagatCCCATTTTTCAATTTGTGTTTTCTCAGTAATTCCACGTAGGCCCTAAGTGGCACATGACTCTCCACTGGGCATTACCTAATTGGAGCCTGAGTAGCCTAAGTCCTAATGCATTAGGGAAATGAAAGGTAGTTATCCTGTTAGATTATGTAGAGTATGTCTTGGGAAAAGGTAAATTAAGTAATCCACTTGTCTTTTCTTAACAGAGCTATGATATCGTGACTACCAAGCATTGagataaaataaatgtctgtATGTTTGATAGGCAAATAATACATGATATAACTAAAACATAAAAGTGTTTTGAAAGATACTGTTTGGTTGGTTACAAATTGTAGAAATCCAACTAAAATGACTTAAACAAACAAGGGAATTAAATGTACTTTGTGCTGAGTTTAGATATGATTAGATGCAGACGCCAAAATCTGTGAGAaaattttttctctccttttttatctTAGTAAACTTTGTTTTCAGGCAGGTTCTTCCTCTTTGCTTCTAGGATGCTAGATTTAGGAACACAAATACCTCTATGTCAACTATTTCACCAGATTCTCAGGGTAACTCTGAGTGGACCATCCTATGTCATGTGTTCAGCCCCGAATCAGCTAACTGCCAGAggtgtggagagagggagaggtcaGCCCTGGGTCGTGTTTCCACTCCCAGAGGCAGATacaggaagaaggagaaggggtGTTACCCACAGGAAAACTGGGACTCTGTTGCTAGAAGAGAAATTGGGTACCAGCTAGAGGAGAAAGAACTCACTCTTTGATAAGAAGTACTTTATAAATGTAAGGTCATACATATGTGGTATATAATATAAGAGCCCTAAATAAAATAGTCCATACTATTAATTGAGagataaaattataatgaaacttgttttatatctattttaaGGTATGATTTTATAAACTAGTTTAATAATTATTCTGCCATGATGATGAAGAAATAATTCTACACACACAACCTTATTCCTTTATAGCTGATGAAGATCATAATCAGATAGAATTCTTGTTTGGCAAAGGAATAAATTTATCTTGATGTTTACTTTTAATAAGAAACATATCAGTACTAAAACCTACTTATTTGATATTATTAATACTTGTCATAATTTCTTTTGTGATTgcaaatagagaaattagccactTTATTGCTTTTTTCTCTGAAAAGCCGTTAATGCCAGACTATTTAGTATGGTTATATTGTTGATCTTATCTCATGTTTATTTGATATAACAAGTATAAATGTAGGATGAGAAAAACTTAaagatttatttactttaaaatgatattatttaAACGGGtcattacaagggtacatgtgaaacttggtaaacggtctgtgaagctagtgaatgatgccccatgatcatatcaatgtacacagctatgatttaataaaaaaataataataaaaaaaataaaatgggtttaTATTTGAAACAGGAATTCCCCCAAACAAATAACAGTGATCAAATTTATGGGAGTATTTGATTGCGAGAAACAATATACTGATAGTACAAGGATGTGAAAGGCATTTAGTTAAATATGATCACCATCTCTCAAAGAAATTCTCTCCTACCCCTCTCCTCCCACTTAAACTTTGtgcctccttcatttccttatatACATCTTTGCCAGCACTTTTAAGACTTTACTGCACTGATACATTTATGCAGCCATTTCTACAACTCATCTATAAACTCTTTAAAGACAGGAtcattgttatatatatatatatatatatatatatattctttatcttgagCTCCCAACACAGGGCCTGGGCCACTCAGTAAGTATCCATGATGGCTAGATGGATGATAGCAAATATAGATCATAGCTCTGAAGGGAAAAGTGATTTGTAACGGTCAAAAACATCTGATTTAGTTGCATACATGTTACACCAAATAATTTGCATGCTATTTAAGATCCTGGTTTTTTTCCCtcaattatttagaaataacgTGCATTTATGTTGGTCATTACATTAACAGACTTGAGTGAAAATGAATCCACATACACCACTAACACTTGCTATTTATCATTTCAGTGGGAATGCCAGCACTGTCAGTGCACAGGTTTTTCCTCTGGCAAATACTGTACGCCCTTTTAAGAAGTAGAATCAAATAGGTTATTTCACACACTTCTCCGTGTTCATTTTCTATTGATTTCCTACCGTTACTCCGTTGCCCACCATCTCTAAGTTTCCACCTTCATGTCTCACGTTATTTTTTACTCTGGCCTGGCAGATAAAGTGTATATATAACACTACTCTCGTTATATTATGCAAATGAATTCACTTTTCTATTTGTCTCAACTTCTTTTCAAAGGATCTGTTTCCTCTCTATGTTCATATTAGAATAATATTAAGTGTGCAAAATAGATAcggatatatttttaattctaaagtgcaaaaaatgtaaatcagagGATTTTTATGTTCCTTTGTCAAAAGCAAAATTTGGGTAACATATTCCTTGTGTAGGATATTAAGTATTTGGATTTATTAAATTtggaatttaaatactttttatatttcctttaattttctaaAGTCAGTAGTCTCATATAGAATAGTCTATTATCATCTAAGATTAGGGAATGGTATATGTTGTAATTACTAAGTTACAAGTATTATCTGCTCTTAAATCATAATAcatctttatttcattatatgtaaataaattagtCAAGCCAATAAAATTAGATGGCCACATCACTATTGCTGTTTGAGAAAACAACAATTTTATAATCTGTGATGGAAttgagctttaaaaaaacaacGATTATGGTTGACAGATTATTTTATGCCAAGATTATTTCAAGTGATAAAACTAAAATCCAGAGGATAAACTAACTACATAAAACTTCTTTAATATCAAAATAGGtgatatgatatgatataatTCTTTAGTTTGCAAAGATAGCGTTTTTTGGAAGGTATTTACTTTTATGAAAAGTTAACACTATTTCTGAActatatttcaataattttaaatattaaaagaaaaatgattaaagggaatttttttgattttattttattattaaatcatagctgtgtacattaatgcgatcatagggcaccatacactggatttatagaccatttgacatatcttcatcacactggtcaacatagccttcctggcattttcttagttattgtgttaagacgtttatattctacatttactaagtttcacatgtacccttgtaagatgcactgtaggtgtaatcccaccaatcaccctccctgtgcccatcctcccccctcactatgaaagctataacccagttataacctaagaatatggggaaagttttttttaaagataataatttAAATGCCACGGTCAAACATTTGCAAGTTCTATTAGATGTTAGTCTCAGAGTCAAAATCAAAAAACCATAGATACAGTAAATATAAGATTGATATGCAGTGAAGTAGAAATTAATACCATCTTCACACATTTTATAGAAGTTTAGGGTAATTTTATAATGAATGCTGTAAGGTTACACATTACCTTTTATTGTCAGCCTATAAAGTAGTTCCTGTGATTAACCTTTTGTGTGCTGTTCTGTTCTCAGTTTATCATGCAGGAAATCCTTatatggaacaaaacaacagtgataaTAGAACTTTAAGTAATTTAAGAATTGGTGTTTTGAAAATCTTGATTGATTAATATAGTTTTCTCCATAAAAATGTCAAAGCATTACATTTTGCCAGTATATAATgtttacaatattattttattgcaaaaagttctaatttcaaaataaagtattcatttataaaacatgattttattGTCATTCAGAGACTTAAATCCTTAAAGgtaaattttctcaaaattataCATGCACAAAATAGAACGTAAGGATaattctaattcatttttataattcatataGGATGTAATCATGGTTTAACTTTTAATTATGGTTagcttttcaaataattttctacCACAAGGAAATCTGTGGATAAAATTAACAAAGGTTAAAAAGAATACTTCTCAGTCTACTCCTTTAAACTAAAATGTGCTTAAACAGGAGACATAAGGGATATACTTGacatttcaaagaaatatttccagaatatttagattatttcatataaattggAATGATTATACCAATACATTGgaatgaagaaaaactaaaattctaCTTCTACTATAAATTATTTGTGGAAAGACAATaaaagtgtgtgtatatgtaatatgtacaaatatatttatgaCATGACCCAGTTTAGAGTTTGCATTTATGCTTTTCACTGCTTACTACCTTCCAGAACAAAACTGCTAAAAATGCATGGCCATATCCCTTCAAAATATTCCTGTCCAAATCTGTGTTTTAAAGATAGCATTAGTAGTGCTTCctaaaaaattccttaatgaaataTATTACAGGATATCTCCACTAAACAAGTAAATATCTTGGACAAATTTTAGTAAGTTATTCTGGCCTTCCCATTGTAATATCTGGAACAAGGGCAGCAGGTACTTTAGTGCTTTGTTGGTGTCTCAACAGTCACAAATCGTCTTCTACCCAGTAAACCATAAAACGTTGTCATACACTTCATTGTGCTACCAACATAGAATTGTAAATGTTAACATCTATATTTCAGTTTTAGAGGTTATAGAAAGTAATACTGATGACATTTCTCATAgaaaatagtatttgtttttaaataaatcaaaatatgctGTTTTGTGGCtaaatgtttcaataaaaattaacacaaatatCTACACTTTTTATGGTCACATTATATCATTGTTAAGTATTCATGTGACTACagtaatttttcaattttcttcttaaattataTAGTATCATTTGATAAGATGATAATAAGCACTGTTTTTTTTCAAAGGTATCTGTAATTGCcaaaaaaagacaattatctACCTAATcagaataattattttagaaatgtagaTAGAACATCCAGGTGATGTAATTATCAAATAGTTTTAATCTATCCAAAAccattgaaaaatttaaaagcattaattttcagaaatcatttattatttttatgaagttttatGTTGTGTCAGTTTAattgaaaatactaaaaattttattgacctttatcTCTGAAAACATTAGTCATGAACCAAATAGCTATTTGTGAATAACGCAAAATTTAGTAGGTGATAAGGAACATGAAATTAATGTCTTGAAGGGACGCAAGCCAAACCTTTATTAACATTGCTTTATTATattcctgcagtttttggtttTATGTGTTTTAGAGCAAAGATTCTTTTTAAAGCTACAGTAGGTGAAAAAGAATCATCAGGAGCCTTGTGATTTTGGAGTTATATATAAATGTTACTATTGATGTACAGTTatgattccttcttttttattatagtatacTGTAATAATTCTGTTGCAAAATGCActcaagaaaaaatgtatttaataattttgacctaaaattcatttttcctttgaaaattctaattttacaagatatttgtattaaaatGTGATGAAAGTCATTTTAAAGTTACAGTATTTCTGTCTTTCATAAATGCTGTTTAAACTAATTTTCAGTTTATTATCTTACTTTTCTAGGATAGCAAAGTAATATAATGTGTGTGCGTGCGCAAAACAGAAGTATTATTTAtacgtattttttttaattacaggtAAAGATTATAGTTCCCAACAGCACAGCAGGTCTGATAATAGGGAAGGGAGGTGCTACTGTGAAGGCTATAATGGAGCAGTCAGGGGCTTGGGTGCAGCTTTCCCAGAAACCTGATGGGATCAACTTGCAAGAGAGGGTTGTCACTGTGAGTGGAGAACCTGAACAAAACCGAAAAGCTGTTGAACTTATCATCCAGAAGATACAAGAGGATCCACAAAGTGGCAGCTGTCTCAATATCAGTTATGCCAATGTGACAGGTCCAGTGGCAAATTCCAATCCAACCGGATCTCCTTATGCAAACACTGCTGAAGTATTACCAACCGCTGCAGCAGCCGCAGGGCTATTAGGACATGCTAACCTTGCTGGCGTGGCAGCCTTTCCAGCAGTCTTATCTGGCTTCACGGGCAATGACCTGGTGGCCATCACCTCTGCACTTAATACATTAGCCAGCTATGGATATAATCTCAACACATTAGGTTTAGGGCTCAGTCAAGCAGCAGCCACAGGGGCTTTGGCTGCAGCAGCTGCCAGTGCCaacccagcagcagcagcagccaatTTGTTGGCCACCTATGCCAGTGAAGCCTCAGCCAGTGGTAGCACAGCTGGTGGCACGGCGGGGACATTTGCATTAGGTAGCCtggctgctgctactgctgcaaCCAATGGATATTTTGGAGCTGCTTCTCCCCTAGCTGCCAGTGCCATTCTAGGAACAGAAAAATCCACAGATGGATCCAAGGATGTAGTTGAAATAGCAGTGCCAGAAAACTTAGTTGGTGCAATACTTGGCAAAGGAGGGAAAACGTTAGTGGAATACCAGGAGTTGACTGGTGCAAGGATACAGATCTCCAAAAAAGGAGAATTCGTACCTGGCACAAGGAATCGGAAGGTAACCATTACTGGAACACCAGCTGCAACACAGGCTGCTCAGTATTTAATCACACAAAGGATCACATATGAGCAAGGAGTTCGGGCTGCCAATCCTCAGAAAGTGGGTTGAACGCCCCCATGATACATCAGATTGTTTTAACCCCTCCTTTACCCCATTTTCAAGAAGGATGTACTGTACTTTGCAGAAGTGAagtttttctgttattaatatataattatgcAAATGAATGCGACTATGTTGACaatgtgtatatgtaaataatATGTGTTTTACCAGATGTTTCatagaaagaattttttcttgATCTGTTTTGTTCTCTATACTTTGCTTGTGTATATTTGTCAGAGGTGTTTCTAGTGTAAGATTTAAGCCTGCCATTTTACCAGCATTATTGTAGTTTAACGATTGAATGTAGACAGGGATATGCGTATAGTTTTCAGTATTAGTTCTAGATAACACTAAATTAACTACTGTTAGGTTGAGTATGGTGGGGTCAGTGACCTAAGATGGAGTGAGGCCAAAGCACTGTCCTGTAAGTCTTACTTCCTGCTTAGGGCACAGTGAAGTAGGAGaccatattttgaaaataagttttaaatttaaaatgatcaaAAAGCAATATAGTTGCCTAAAAGcactgtaaaatatttaaaaggttaAAACTGTGGAAAATTATATTGGTAAGTTTACAGATCAATAAAAGCACCTGTTTTCCATCGGAACTAGACAATGGGAATAATGCTGCATGCTGGCCATGGCCCATTCTTCATCATGTGTAAGTTCAACAAAAGTTCTCACATGGAGTCCCACCTCTTCAGAGGTTTGTACATTTGTTTTTAAGCACTGAATTCACTACTGATCCCATCGCCTGGCCAGTAGAACAGTCATTACTCCATTAACATCCTCACTGTTTAGACACATAACTGTGGTACAGTGTATTggaaattttataaacaaaagtgAAAGTGCCAACAAATTATTGATAGCTGATAATGTTTCATTATCTGCAACTGCTTGATAAGTATGTTGCATTTTAAGAGCTTATAATTGTGTATAATTTGTTAACACTAGAAACCTATTAGTATTGTGAATGTAGATTTTACTGTGAAGCTATCTGTGATTTAGCTGTTTGCTCCCATGATGGAGTCTTTGCAGCATGGCGCTAGCAGCCAGTGCAGTTTCTAATACTCGGTAATTTGCATGTTTTGTGGAGCATTTTTATGTCACCAACCAGACAGTATTTCCTGCATGCTTATTTAGAAGAGGCAGTTTATCTCGAGAGGTAGTGCAATCTACCTTTGTCAGGCTTTTTGACAGGTCATTTCAGAGTAAGCCTTTGTTCCCAAGACCCAACAACTGTCACCCTCTTCTGTACCTCTCCTGAGTGCCAACTGTCCAGGCCATTTGACACACCATCTGTTAACCTCTGAGTTTGCCCGCTCAAGGCCACTCATAGGGGCATCCATCCCCAAGCACCTCCTCATGCTGTGCATGCAGTCTTAAATTCAATggacaaaaataaaatgctggcTACCTCTGGATCATCTGGCTGAGCAACTGAATTACAAAAGAGAATTACTTCCATCTCAACTTCAACCCATTGATTACGTCCATCCTAGCAAGCTAAATGGCATCCCAGCTGCTCCTTTCTGTGCAACCAATTAAAGAACAATGAGTGTGATGCTCCATGTCTGAATTTCGTCCAGCCTCTCTCTGAACTGTGATCTTTGTCCTCATGAACTTTCCCTTTTGTTCATTGAACTATATGGACTCTTCATTTCATATTGATTTACTGTGCAATTTACTTTTGGACATTGAGAACTTGAAATTATTTCCTGATCCCTTCCCCTTCCACTATTAATAATTCATTTCTGTCAAACTGTAAGAgtagactcatttttttttttttagtttttaacattGGACTGTTATTTCATTTAGAGTTCTCtatctctaaatatttatttagagaatGATTTTAAAGGGAATGATATGCTTgtttaaatgaaagagaaaagctgtAGTAAACTGTGTTAATTGGTAATGACTATTTATCGTCGATACTCTGTAGCTGTGTAAGTTCTGACAAATAGTGTATCTCGTGGAATCAGTGGTTAGCATTGCCGCTATTATATTTActcattttatcattataaatgtGCTTAGTTCATCATGTAGCATCACTTGTCTCCCGTCTCATTTTTTCCTTGCATGTCACAAGTCTCAGATCATTTATAATACATTAACAGTAAATAATATCTATGTAAATTTCTTTCACCATGCTGTCTCAGAGTCAGCAgtgaaaaaaaggcaaagattggGGCCCCACTTAGTttgaaaaagggaaaggaagtgaTCTAGGATGTGTATTAGAAGCATTTCCAATGTTGGgtctttaaaatgtttgttcAGTCTTAGCAAATCTTCgatcttttatttcagaattccAGTAGTCACTGTGGAGCCCATGCATTTCACCTGGAATTTGATGTTACTGTGAAGCCAAACCATTGAAacaattatatgtattttattagcTAGTATTGCTGAAAATGCACTCAGTTCCATTTTAATTGTAAATgggatttttaaacttttccaagTTGGCGTGGTTATATGTTACTTTACAATGAAAGATTGAAGATAAATtgaagatatttacattttaatttatggtAACAGATAAGGGTTTGTATGCATTATGTGTAAATCAGCTTCATGCTGTTTAAAACCTTATTCTCTGAAATTTATAGACCATGTAGAATTGATTTGTGATGTGATGCTTTAATTTATTGCGAGAAAAGTAGTATGGCTT is drawn from Nycticebus coucang isolate mNycCou1 chromosome 6, mNycCou1.pri, whole genome shotgun sequence and contains these coding sequences:
- the NOVA1 gene encoding RNA-binding protein Nova-1 isoform X2, translated to MMAAAPIQQNGTHTGVPIDLDPPDSRKRPLEAPPEAGSTKRTNTGEDGQYFLKVLIPSYAAGSIIGKGGQTIVQLQKETGATIKLSKSKDFYPGTTERVCLIQGTVEALNAVHGFIAEKIREMPQNVAKTEPVSILQPQTTVNPDRIKQVKIIVPNSTAGLIIGKGGATVKAIMEQSGAWVQLSQKPDGINLQERVVTVSGEPEQNRKAVELIIQKIQEDPQSGSCLNISYANVTGPVANSNPTGSPYANTAEVLPTAAAAAGLLGHANLAGVAAFPAVLSGFTGNDLVAITSALNTLASYGYNLNTLGLGLSQAAATGALAAAAASANPAAAAANLLATYASEASASGSTAGGTAGTFALGSLAAATAATNGYFGAASPLAASAILGTEKSTDGSKDVVEIAVPENLVGAILGKGGKTLVEYQELTGARIQISKKGEFVPGTRNRKVTITGTPAATQAAQYLITQRITYEQGVRAANPQKVG
- the NOVA1 gene encoding RNA-binding protein Nova-1 isoform X1 — translated: MMAAAPIQQNGTHTGVPIDLDPPDSRKRPLEAPPEAGSTKRTNTGEDGQYFLKVLIPSYAAGSIIGKGGQTIVQLQKETGATIKLSKSKDFYPGTTERVCLIQGTVEALNAVHGFIAEKIREMPQNVAKTEPVSILQPQTTVNPDRIKQTLPSSPTTTKSSPSDPMTTSRANQVKIIVPNSTAGLIIGKGGATVKAIMEQSGAWVQLSQKPDGINLQERVVTVSGEPEQNRKAVELIIQKIQEDPQSGSCLNISYANVTGPVANSNPTGSPYANTAEVLPTAAAAAGLLGHANLAGVAAFPAVLSGFTGNDLVAITSALNTLASYGYNLNTLGLGLSQAAATGALAAAAASANPAAAAANLLATYASEASASGSTAGGTAGTFALGSLAAATAATNGYFGAASPLAASAILGTEKSTDGSKDVVEIAVPENLVGAILGKGGKTLVEYQELTGARIQISKKGEFVPGTRNRKVTITGTPAATQAAQYLITQRITYEQGVRAANPQKVG
- the NOVA1 gene encoding RNA-binding protein Nova-1 isoform X5; amino-acid sequence: MPQNVAKTEPVSILQPQTTVNPDRIKQTLPSSPTTTKSSPSDPMTTSRANQVKIIVPNSTAGLIIGKGGATVKAIMEQSGAWVQLSQKPDGINLQERVVTVSGEPEQNRKAVELIIQKIQEDPQSGSCLNISYANVTGPVANSNPTGSPYANTAEVLPTAAAAAGLLGHANLAGVAAFPAVLSGFTGNDLVAITSALNTLASYGYNLNTLGLGLSQAAATGALAAAAASANPAAAAANLLATYASEASASGSTAGGTAGTFALGSLAAATAATNGYFGAASPLAASAILGTEKSTDGSKDVVEIAVPENLVGAILGKGGKTLVEYQELTGARIQISKKGEFVPGTRNRKVTITGTPAATQAAQYLITQRITYEQGVRAANPQKVG
- the NOVA1 gene encoding RNA-binding protein Nova-1 isoform X3: MHPMHRSREDGQYFLKVLIPSYAAGSIIGKGGQTIVQLQKETGATIKLSKSKDFYPGTTERVCLIQGTVEALNAVHGFIAEKIREMPQNVAKTEPVSILQPQTTVNPDRIKQTLPSSPTTTKSSPSDPMTTSRANQVKIIVPNSTAGLIIGKGGATVKAIMEQSGAWVQLSQKPDGINLQERVVTVSGEPEQNRKAVELIIQKIQEDPQSGSCLNISYANVTGPVANSNPTGSPYANTAEVLPTAAAAAGLLGHANLAGVAAFPAVLSGFTGNDLVAITSALNTLASYGYNLNTLGLGLSQAAATGALAAAAASANPAAAAANLLATYASEASASGSTAGGTAGTFALGSLAAATAATNGYFGAASPLAASAILGTEKSTDGSKDVVEIAVPENLVGAILGKGGKTLVEYQELTGARIQISKKGEFVPGTRNRKVTITGTPAATQAAQYLITQRITYEQGVRAANPQKVG
- the NOVA1 gene encoding RNA-binding protein Nova-1 isoform X4, which produces MHPMHRSREDGQYFLKVLIPSYAAGSIIGKGGQTIVQLQKETGATIKLSKSKDFYPGTTERVCLIQGTVEALNAVHGFIAEKIREMPQNVAKTEPVSILQPQTTVNPDRIKQVKIIVPNSTAGLIIGKGGATVKAIMEQSGAWVQLSQKPDGINLQERVVTVSGEPEQNRKAVELIIQKIQEDPQSGSCLNISYANVTGPVANSNPTGSPYANTAEVLPTAAAAAGLLGHANLAGVAAFPAVLSGFTGNDLVAITSALNTLASYGYNLNTLGLGLSQAAATGALAAAAASANPAAAAANLLATYASEASASGSTAGGTAGTFALGSLAAATAATNGYFGAASPLAASAILGTEKSTDGSKDVVEIAVPENLVGAILGKGGKTLVEYQELTGARIQISKKGEFVPGTRNRKVTITGTPAATQAAQYLITQRITYEQGVRAANPQKVG